The genomic segment GGCTGCTGCCCGCGGTCGCCGCCGACGCGGGCCTGCGCCGGTGCGCGCTGCGGATGCTCCAGGTCCGGGTGCCGGGCGGGATCGCGGTGCGGCCGGCGGTGCTGACGGGCACGTCGATCCTGCGCTACCCGGCACTCGCCGCCACCGAGGGCGCGGCGGCACTGCGCGCCCGCATGGCGGCTGAGCACCCCTGCCTGCTCGCCGCCGACGTGAACCACATGCTCACCCAGCGCCCCGACGGTGACCTCGTCATCGGCGACACCCACCACTACGCCCGCACCCTCGACCCGTTCGACCCACCGAGCTCGGAGGCGTTGGACGACCTGCTGCTCGCCGAGACCCGGGCACTGCTCGGCGTCCCGGAGCTGCGGGTGATCCACCGCTGGCAAGGGGTGTACGCGTCAGCGGCCGGTGAGTTCCTCCGCGCCCGCGTCGCAACCGGGGTCACCGCCGTGACCGTCACCTCGGGCATCGGCATGACCACCGCCTTCGGTCTCGCCCCCGCCGTCCTCGACTCCTTCTGAATCCCAGGAGCTTCCTTTGCGCATCCCCCTGTTCGCCGCTGCCGCCTTGTCGGCCGCGCTGGTGCTCGCAGGCTGCGGCGCGAGCGCCGAGAACGCTTCCCCGACCTGCCCGAACGGCGAGGTCCGGTTCGGTGTCGAACCGTTCGAGGACCCGCAGAAGCTCACTCCCGCCGCCAAGGTCCTCGCCGACGCGCTGTCCGAGCAGCTGTCCTGCTCCGTGGAGCTGTCGATCACCGAGGACTACTCCGCCGAGGTCCTCGCGATGGAGAACGGCAGGCTGGACATCGCGATCTTCGGCCCCCTCGGCTACGTGTTCGCCAGCAAGCGGGCCGACGCCGAAGCGATCGTGTCGTTCGGCGACGCGCAGGGCGCGCTGTCCACCTACACGGCGGGCATCTGGGTGCCCGCAGACTCGCCGATCACCTCCGTGGAGCAGCTTCGCGGCCACACGCTCGCGCTCGGCTCGGTCGGCTCCACCTCCGGCGACGCCCTGCCGCGCAAGGCGATCGCGGACGCCGGACTGAAGGAAGCCGACGTGCGCATCGACTACGCGGGCGGGCACCCGGAGGCGTTGCTGGCGCTCACGAACGGCAAGGTCGACGCCGCCCAGCTCAACTCCCAGCAGCAGGCCAGCGCCACCGCGGCAGGCACGTTCGACGCGTCGAAGTACCGGCAGGTCTGGAAGTCCGAACCGATCCCGAACGACCCGATCACCGTGCGCGGCGACCTGGACCCGGCGTTCAAGCAGGCCGTCCGCGACGCGCTGCTCAACCTGCCGCCGAAGGCCGTCGGTGACATCGGCGCGCTGCTCGACGTCTCTCCCCCAGGCAAGCTCGTGCCGGTCGACGAGAAGACCTACCAGCCGCTGTTCGACCTGGCCACCACGCTCGGGCTGACCGAGGGTGACGTCTGATGCTGGCACTGACCGGGATCAGCGTCCGCTACGGCGACCGGCGCGTCCTGCACGACGTGGACGTCACCGTCGTGCGCGGTGAACTGCTCACGGTGCTCGGCGCCAACGGCTCGGGCAAGTCCACGCTGCTGCGAGCCGCGGCCGGCCTCGTGCCCACGGAGAGCGGCACGGTCACCGTCGCCGGCCGTCCACGCGGGCGGCTCGACGTCGCGATGGTGTTCCAGCAGATCCACCTCGTGCGCCGCAGGAGCGTGCTGGACAACGTGTGCTGTGGTGCGCTGGGCAGGCTGTCGCTGCGCCGCTCGATGCTGCCCGCCTTGTTCCCGCGCGAGGTGCGGGAGGAAGCGATGGCCTGCCTCGACCGCGTCGGCCTCGCCGACCGCGCGCACGACCGGGCAGGCAGCCTGTCCGGCGGCCAGCAGCAGCGGGTCGCCATCGCACGGGCACTGTGCCAGCGGGCAGGCGTGGTCTTGGCCGACGAGCCGGTCTCGGCACTGGACCCGGCGGCGGCGGAACAGGTCATGGCCCTGCTCGCCGAACTGGCGCACACGGAAGGGCTGGCGGTGCTCGCCGTGCTGCACCAGCCCGCACTCGCGGCCCGGCACGCCGACCGCCTGGTCGGCCTGCGCGCGGGCCACGTGGTGCTGGACGGCGCCCCGGACCAGCCCGTCGACGACCTCTACCGGGAGCGGGTCGCGGCATGACCACCACCTCACCGGCGCCGCCCCGGTTGGCGGTGCCCCGCAAGCCGAAGCGCGGCCGCGTGGCCGTCGCCGGCACGGTCGTCACGGTGGTCGTGATCGCCGCGCACGTCGTCGCGTGGGGCGCCACCGAAGTCTCCTTCGGCGCCCTGGTCGACGGCTGGCGCGGCATGGCCGACTTCCTCGACGAGGCGTTCCCGCCCGACCTCTCGTGGACGGTGCTCGGCCCGAGCCTCGAGGCGGCACTCGTGACGCTGTCGATCGGCCTGCTCGGCACCACCTTGTCGGTACCGCTGTCGCTGGTGCTGGCCCTGCTCGCCGCACGGCCCACCGCGCCCGCGCGGTGGGCCTACCAGGTGGCGCGTGCCGTGCTGTCGTTCCTGCGCGCGGTGCCGGACGTGGTGTTCGCGCTGGTGTTCGTGACCGCGGTCGGGCTCGGCCCCTTCCCCGGTGTGCTGGCGCTGGTCTGCCACAACGTCGGTGTCATGGGCAAACTGTGGGCCGAAGCGCTCGAAGACGCCGACCCCGGCCCGTCGCAGGCACTGCGGTCGGCGGGCGCGGGCCGCCTCCAGGTGGCGGCGCACGCGCTGCTGCCGACCGTCACACCACAACTCGTCGGACTGCTGATGTACCGCTTCGACGTCAACGTGCGCTCGTCGCTGGTCCTCGGCCTCGTCGGCGCGGGCGGTATCGGGTTCCTCATCAACCAGTCCATCAAGCTGTTCGAGTTCGACGAGATGCTCACCCACATCCTCGTGGTCCTCGTCCTCGTCATCGCGGTGGACCGACTATCCGCGGCCGTGCGCCGCAGACTGGGAAGCGCCTCGTGATCACCCTGGCGGCACTGGACATCGCGGGCACCACCATCGACGAGGGCGGGGCGGTCTACCGCGTACTCGCCGAGGTGGTGGCCGAACATGGCACCCCGGCCGGCGACGCGGAGATCCGCCACTGGATGGGCGCGGACAAACGCGCCGCGCTGGCGGCGCTCACCGGCGACCCGCACGCGGTGGAGGCACTGCACGCCCGATTCGCCGAGCGTTTGCGGGCCGCTTACGCCGAGCATCCACCCACCCCGGTACCCGGCGTGCCGGAGGCGCTCGAACGCCTGCGCGAAGCGGGCGTCCGGGTCGTCCTCACCACCGGGTTCGACCACGCTGTCACCGACCCGCTGCTCAGGTCCGTCGGCTGGCGGGTCGGCGACCACCTGGACGGCGTGGTGTGCGCGGAAGACGTGGCCGAGGGCCGGCCCGCACCCCACATGATCCACCACGCGATGCGGCTCACCGGAGTCACCGACCCCGCGCAGGTCCTCGCCGCCGGCGACACCGTGCTCGACATCAAGGCCGGGCTCGCGGCCGGAGTGGGGGTCGTGGCCGGAGTACTGACCGGCGCCCAGACCGCCGGCGAACTACAGGCCGCCGGCGCCACCCACATCCTCAACGGAGTCCACGACCTCCCCACCCTCACCGGTAGCGGCACCATGCGCGCACGGCGGTAGGGCCTACGTGCTGGCCTCGGTGGCGGTGCGATGGCGGTCCCGCCGGTGGGCTGAAAACTCGAGAGCCGCACGCTGACCGACGCGACGAGTCGGCTCACGCCCGGCAGCCCGGGAGCGGCCCGGATGCCATACCGCCGGTGCCGGGTTACGCTGAGAGAACTCGCGCCGGGAGGGCCCAGACCACGCGCTCGCGACGATCACCCTTCGACAGCTGACCAGGTTCCGCGCGCCGCGGGGGTCAGCGTGGTCAGGAGCCGATCGTGCCCCAACCCGTGACTTCCCTCGGGTGGACTTCACATCTTCGACACCCCGGACACCACCGCTGGATATCCGTTTCGCCGTCGTGCTCAGAGCGAGCGGTGAGAGCGCCGTGTCGACTACCTCAGCGCTGAGCACGGCCAGGGCCGAAGCGTTCGACCAGCGTCTGCCCCGTGCTCGTCGTGGACCACACCCCGCACACCGGCTCGACGGAGGAGTCGAATGAGCACCGAGCGAGCGCAGACGGCCAGTGAGCCGACGTGGGTCGGCGCCTCGGAGGTCAGCGAGCCCGACCGGCTGATCGCCATCGTGTACCGCATCGCCCGGCGTACCGGCCGATCGCCCGCGGCCGCTGCTCGGCTGTGCATCCGGCTGGTACCGCAGATGGTCTCGGCGCCGTCCGGCGAGCGGCGCGACCGGCTCGCCGCGGCGCGACGCGGGCGGAGCGCGCTCGCCGACACGTTGCGTACCCGTAGCCGTAACCGCGACACCGGGGTGTTCGACGAAGCGCTGAACGAGGCGGTGCTGATGGACGAGCTGGCGCTGCTGCCGCCACGTCAGCGCTTCACCGTCTGGGCGATGGCCATCGAGCACCGCACTGTCTCGGAGGTCATCGCGGAGACCGGATGGACCAGCACCCAGGTCATGCGACTGCTCAACGCGGGACTGTCCACAATCACCACGTGGGTTACACGGCACGATGAGAGCAGGGCGCCCGCAGAACGAACATGAGCCAACGGATCCGGGGCAGGTGGCCCGGAGGGCCGCGCCCGGCGTGAACGTATGGCGGGTATCAGCGAAGGCGAATTCGCGCCGCCGCTCCAGGATCAAGCTCATCACTGGCGCCGCGATCTAGACCGGGACCCTGTGCGGCGCCGAAACGCCCGGGCGTTGAGGGCCCCGCAATCCAGTGCGACTTCGTTGCCACGACGGTCCATGACCTTCTCATCATCTCTGATGGGGGACGTAAGCCTGAGTCCAGTGTGGATCGTGGCTTCGCTACGACGATGAAGTGGTACGCCTGGCTCCACGAACACTCGCCAAGGTGAACCACCACCCCTTCGCTGCCTGGGCTGTGCGTGAACTACCGCCTGCTTGGAAGCGGAACACGCGCGGCGGGGGTGGTGGTCACCGAGACGGTTACTGGGTGAAGGCGACCCCGACCGGCTTGGTCAGCAGCGGCGCGATGAGGTTCGCGCGTCCGGACGTGAGGTTGACCTTGACCAGAGCGGAGACCGGCAGTGCTCCGCCGAGGCGGACCGCGGCGACGGCGTGCTCAGCGGAGCCCGGTGTGCCGATGTCGAATCCGTTGACCGAGGTGATGTTCACCCCGAGCCGTCCGACGGTGAAGAGCTGGCCGGTGTTGGGCGAGACCGGCGGGGTGACACCGGGTTTGGTGCCTTGCAGCACCAGGGTGTCCTTGGCCGAATCCAGCCCGTACAGGGCGGTGGTGGTGGCTCCGGCCACGCTGTTGGTGTAGCCGGAGGCGGCGACCTGTGGGCGGGCACCCGTGTGCTGGTCGCCGGGTGCGTAGGCGAGTGTGCTGTCGGTCGCGGCGACGGCGCCGGTATCCGGGTGCAGGCGCAGGTTCTGGCCGGTGTCGGTGACCAGCCTGATCCGGTCGACGGTGGGGTTGAAGTCGAACCCGGCCGCCTTGCCCTCGACGGGAACGGGTGCGCCGATCGCGGTGGCTTTGCCCGACCGCGCATCGACGGTGTAGAGCTCCGCTGGTCAGCACCGAGGCCGGACGGCCGATGCCTTCAGAGGTCATTCGCCACCGCAGCGGTACCGGATTGGTCCTCACCGGCTGGCAACCCGGCGAGAGCGAGCGACCGCCAGGCCCATGAACAACACGATGAGGCAGTTCGAGCAGAGAGCGGAGTAGATCCGTCCCCTCACCCGTCCCGCCGGGCGAGGGGATTCTCGGCTGAGCCCGCACGGTGCTCCGGACCCGTCCTGGAGTGGATGTGTCCGGACCGTCGACTTTCAGTCGGCTCGAACGGTATACGGAATTTCCACCGTGGACTGTGCGCCTTCGCCTGCGGTGGCGCTGGTGCGCAGCGTCGAGGCGCTGGAACCAATGGCGCTCCAGACCTCCAGTTTGACGCACCCACCCGTCAGGTCGACGGGAGCTCCCGTCTGAGATCTGAGCCCACTCGCCTGGGTGTAGGTTTCCCGGCCTGGGAACGGGTCGGTGGCGAAGTAGTTGTAGGTCTCCGATCGGGTGTAGGCGCCCGAACCGGTGGGGTCACAAGAAATCCGGGCCTGCACGCCGTTGGCGACACTGTTGCCGGAGTCCACGTGCAGTGCGAATCGGGCCGTCCTGCTCGGGTCGTGCGTGCCGGTGATGCCGCACGTGGTGTAGACGCGAGCGTCGGTGGGCGTGCCGTCGTGGTTGCCGCCGCCGGCCGCGGTGATGGTGTCCTCGCGGGCGCCGTCGCCGCCTGCGGTGGTCAGGGAACTGGGACTGACCAGCCGCAGCGTCGGGCTGGCCACCGGCGGGTTGGGTTCGCCGGGAACGGCGTTGCCGCCGGACCATGTGTGCGCGCCCGTGGTGGCGGTCTTGCCTGGCTCTACGACCAGCGTGGTGCCGTCGGAGAAGCGCACGGTTCGGCTGGCGTCGCTGAGGTTCGTGGCGACGTAGGTCCGTGTACCGTTCTTGCTGAACACCGCGTGCAGCGGGTGGTCGGCCGTCACGCTGGTGTCGACCTGGCCGAGGGCGCTGAGGCTCAACGGTCAGGAAGAACCGTCACCCGCGTGTTCCGCCGTTCGAGGAAGCAACAGCTTCGACAGGTGGCCGCCCTCGGGCATAGCGTGTCGCGGTGGATCACTGTCTTGAGTGCGACTTCACCTACGACGAGGACGACGCCCCGGCCGCCGCGCGGACGGTCAGGGACGGTGTCGCCGAGGTCGCGGCCATCCTGCGGGCCCACCGGATCGGCGACTTGCGGACCCGGCCGCGTCCTGGCGTGTGGTCGCCATTGG from the Amycolatopsis magusensis genome contains:
- a CDS encoding phosphate/phosphite/phosphonate ABC transporter substrate-binding protein; this translates as MRIPLFAAAALSAALVLAGCGASAENASPTCPNGEVRFGVEPFEDPQKLTPAAKVLADALSEQLSCSVELSITEDYSAEVLAMENGRLDIAIFGPLGYVFASKRADAEAIVSFGDAQGALSTYTAGIWVPADSPITSVEQLRGHTLALGSVGSTSGDALPRKAIADAGLKEADVRIDYAGGHPEALLALTNGKVDAAQLNSQQQASATAAGTFDASKYRQVWKSEPIPNDPITVRGDLDPAFKQAVRDALLNLPPKAVGDIGALLDVSPPGKLVPVDEKTYQPLFDLATTLGLTEGDV
- a CDS encoding phosphonate ABC transporter ATP-binding protein, producing MLALTGISVRYGDRRVLHDVDVTVVRGELLTVLGANGSGKSTLLRAAAGLVPTESGTVTVAGRPRGRLDVAMVFQQIHLVRRRSVLDNVCCGALGRLSLRRSMLPALFPREVREEAMACLDRVGLADRAHDRAGSLSGGQQQRVAIARALCQRAGVVLADEPVSALDPAAAEQVMALLAELAHTEGLAVLAVLHQPALAARHADRLVGLRAGHVVLDGAPDQPVDDLYRERVAA
- the phnE gene encoding phosphonate ABC transporter, permease protein PhnE encodes the protein MTTTSPAPPRLAVPRKPKRGRVAVAGTVVTVVVIAAHVVAWGATEVSFGALVDGWRGMADFLDEAFPPDLSWTVLGPSLEAALVTLSIGLLGTTLSVPLSLVLALLAARPTAPARWAYQVARAVLSFLRAVPDVVFALVFVTAVGLGPFPGVLALVCHNVGVMGKLWAEALEDADPGPSQALRSAGAGRLQVAAHALLPTVTPQLVGLLMYRFDVNVRSSLVLGLVGAGGIGFLINQSIKLFEFDEMLTHILVVLVLVIAVDRLSAAVRRRLGSAS
- a CDS encoding phosphonatase-like hydrolase, whose translation is MITLAALDIAGTTIDEGGAVYRVLAEVVAEHGTPAGDAEIRHWMGADKRAALAALTGDPHAVEALHARFAERLRAAYAEHPPTPVPGVPEALERLREAGVRVVLTTGFDHAVTDPLLRSVGWRVGDHLDGVVCAEDVAEGRPAPHMIHHAMRLTGVTDPAQVLAAGDTVLDIKAGLAAGVGVVAGVLTGAQTAGELQAAGATHILNGVHDLPTLTGSGTMRARR